The window TCGTGCACACGTTTGTGAGTGCTTGTCTGTGCGTGTTTAGTCCATCAAGCTGTGGAGTGCGCCTTGTTTGCCTGCAGGCACCTTTTGGGTCTGTGGGGCCAGGCGGCTCGCTTCTTTtcggccgcttcgcctccagaGGATGAGCCTCGCAGCTCCAGACTCCTCGACGTGTGGCGTCGCTTTGTGCCGCCACTCGGAGCTGTGCAGCTTCGGCGCTTCGACTGCGAaaagagcggcgacgcccgcaaGCTGTGCCGTTCACTGAGGCTTCCCTTCCTCCCTGCAGCGCTCTTCTTTTCCTACGGCCCTCTGCGCGAAGAACCCGACAAACTGGGGAGGCGGCCACTGTtcgacgaagaagcagacagtTCCATGCCTCTGAGGTGTGCTCGGTAAGTCGCAGACGACCTTGTGCAGCGGGCCGCGAGTCCGAGTCCGCTGGCGACTCTGTCTGAACCTGCGCCCGAGGGCTGAGGGCATCTGCTGCGAAACGTCGAGGCCTGCCTCTTGTGCGTGGCGTCatgagggggggggagtggGGGTGAGAGGCGCGTCGACCCCCCAGGGGCGTTCTTGAATTCACGCGCGCTGCCGGTGTCCTGTTTCAGGTTCAAAGGCGACTTGTTCATGTACGACGCCCTGCTGGACTGGATCCAGATGATGCGGCGAGTGTCGTATGCGCAGCGCGTCTTTTCGTCAAAGCAAGAGCCGCGTGACCAATCTTGTGAGGCAGGCgcttcgtcgcccgccgaAGACGAACTAGCCAGGTGTCGAGAACAGTTGAAGAAGCTGGAATCCGAGAACCAAACGCTTCGCAAAGACGTTCGGCGTCTCCAGGGGTCCACGCagctcgaggctgcggacgagGACGATCGGCGAGAGTCAAGCTGACCCTGGAGCTCAAAAGCAGCGAAACAAAGCAGCTGGTAGAGCCGGGAAACTCTCGAGTGATATGTTTGATTGTGAGCATCTCAAGTTTGTCTAGAGACAAGCTGCCTtctgtctgcggctgccgtcAGTGCCCAACTGGAATACGCCTCCGTTGTGGGGGCGTGGTTTTCACATATCGCGCCAATACCTCGAAAAGGACTCGTTTTTCGAAGAACCGTGCGCTGCACACGTGACAAAGTTTTCAGGGACTCTTTTCAAGAgcgagcgcgtcttcgcccaCGAGGAAATAAGTTTCCGAACCCCGCGCGAGCGTTCGTTAAGCCCGCACATTTAGTTGGTGTTTCACCGGCCCTAAAGCTCTTGAAGCAGTCTGGCCTTCTGCGCTCGGCACAAAGCTGATGCTGCCGAGGGCACACGGCCGCAACGAACAGATGGCGTTTCTTTGTCGCATCTTCACTCAGAAGCAACTGGGCAGATAGCTACGCGGAAGTGGATCCCTGTAAAACGCGCCCAGCAAGAGCAGAGGGGCTGCAAACCAGCGCGTAGATCCACTTGATTCTTTCCGCCCACCACGCCATTCCCTCCCGCTAAATCGGACTCAGGGCCACAGCGTTGCTGCACTGCTCGTCATCATCCGATGCCTAGGTCACTCATCTGCTCGTCGTGCCCTTCTCTCACGAGGGAGCCGGCTTGttcgccggcagctgcgtggCAATGCATACACCATTATACGGGATGCGGAGGGGGGCAGGGAACTTGTGAGAAAGACATGAGAAGACGTACAGCGGTTCACGCACGGGAACGCGGCCTGGAAGGTGCGCCTCGAGACTCACATGGTACGCTGTTCCAGTTGCTGTAGGGGAGCGGACACAGTAAATCCTGCAGATTCTTCCTTCGCTCGTCTCCCAGATCGACAGCTTCACATCACTCC is drawn from Besnoitia besnoiti strain Bb-Ger1 chromosome VI, whole genome shotgun sequence and contains these coding sequences:
- a CDS encoding hypothetical protein (encoded by transcript BESB_066720), translating into MISSIVLGADTSATGYLSAGLLTCVCLAVRCCVCGKGLARERPIEATVAEIRGILQEWDGDTAVFFYTSWDTSSRHLLGLWGQAARFFSAASPPEDEPRSSRLLDVWRRFVPPLGAVQLRRFDCEKSGDARKLCRSLRLPFLPAALFFSYGPLREEPDKLGRRPLFDEEADSSMPLRCARFKGDLFMYDALLDWIQMMRRVSYAQRVFSSKQEPRDQSCEAGASSPAEDELARCREQLKKLESENQTLRKDVRRLQGSTQLEAADEDDRRESS